GATAAAAGAGAATTTGAGATAAAacgaaaaaaagagaaattaatacttatgaaaagagataaattagtaattatgaattAAGAGTTAAATTAAGAGTTAAaagaatttgagaattattattattaggtattttataaatatatatatatatatatatatatatatatatatatatatatatatatatatatatatatatatatatatatatatataaagaatagagagaaaataaaaaaattaattaggaatgtaaattaatatatataaattttagttgagagatgttatttgtttttaaaatatttatattttaaataaattaaaatatatataaattttattttattatttatatatatatataaaagatgagagagaaaataaaataaaaattaattaggaagataaattaatatatataaattttaggtaagagaggttatttgtttttaaaatatttattttttaaataaattaaaatatatataatattttattttattatttatatatatatatatatatatatataaggagagaaaataaaataaaattaattaggaaggtaaattaatatatataaattttaggtagagatgttatttgtttttaaaatatttattttttaaataaattaaaatatataatcttttattttattaaaaaatgtataaaatgtatttgtgtgacaatatgaaaaaaaattgtatttatataaattttttgataaatgagaattatattataaatagttttacatacaaataaatagatatttaatattaaatataaaattattaataaggtaatatattttatataatttgtttgaaaaaatatatattatgtgatagataaaataaaataaaaactaaataagaaagataaattaataattattggaggagagataaattagtatttatgaatatgtaatctatatatatatatataatgatgcttaatttttaaagtgtccggattgccgggtcgagagcttgtggttaatttggatatatgtgagagtaaatggatacttgggtcggattgtgggttgacccgcccataaacttaaaatggttaaaaataaaattaaaaatgctatagatatggttcgaacttgcaacctaacaaaataagtacaacattttaaccaactaagctaataacacttaatattttaaattaaacccaaaatttgataaacgcgtgacattttaacaatataagttcaactttttaaataaccaatctatatatatatataatgatgcttaattttcaaagtgttcagattgtcgggtcgagagctgtgactaatttgaatatatgtgagagtaaatggatacttggatcggattgtgggttgacctgcccataaaaattttaccgtaatattttttttacgattttttatattattaatcgtgcaaatgcacgggataaaTGCTAGTTAcgataaaagagagaaaatatgtaaAAACTCAAATGAATGTAGTGAGCGTACATCACCCTACCATACAATTGATTaagcatcatttatatatatatatatatatatattctaacaaGAAATAGTTAGGGCAGTTGTATCAGATTCTGTATATCATTTACtatctttaaaataaagatcGACaagacataaaatattattatttctctttcatCTCTTCCTATCCCGCCAAATGAGTTCCTTCTCCCGCTAAAATGTCATCAACATTAACTCTCAATAACTAATGTTTAACATTATCTCTCAAAAATTAATTCATCTCCCGTTCTCTCACAGGTAATATTTTATCTCCCTGTTGATTCATTTCCCATCATCGtaatatttcatcttcttttctctaacaatttttcttatactcttcatttattattgttatgttTGCGTTGTTCTCTGTTTcattcacttttattttatctGTTTAATTTGATTCATCTCTCATAGTGTTAGAACGATTAAGAACAAAAAgattattgaatatttttgcAAAGTCTTAATAAAAAACATCATTCGCAAGGTCTCAAACGAAATAAggaaataatacattatttatattatgatcTATCACACCCACTATGcatagtttgaaaaaaaaaaaaaaaatacttgtataaataaaattctagtttattttcaaaagataCATGAATAAACAAACAACATATCATCCAACATACCTTTGAAGATTCAAATGGAACTTGATCCAGAAATTTGTGAAGATCCGATCAGAAAAATGAATAATGTTACACCTTGACATGGTCAAATATGAAGAGACTTATTAATTACCTTTCATTTAATTTTGAGGTAGTTGAGAAATTAAGTGAAGTTTTGAAAagtaaatgataaattaataatgaattgatATAGGGATAAGGATGGGGAAGTCTGATGTAGGATAATAAGGATGCTGGTAATGTTGCCCTTATATAATttcttgtattttattattacatagAAATTTGTTTTTAGTGTATGAAAAACTGGTTTATAGCTTTCAAATAGGGTTAATTGTAGATATAATctatcaattataaaattaagtatattgaaaaatatgagaATTTGGTACAAAGACTTAACCATAAGAAGGcaacaataatttatttcaaccGTTCTTAGTCAAGTGTGAAACTAAACATCCCTTGATTCTTTATTTGACACGTacatatttgtatatatataacaataatatcGAGTTTCAAATTAGATACGACTCTGTCGAGTGGAAGCAGCAGCTGGCTTGAAACTAGCGATTCCTGTCACCTCCCTGCCCGCAACTAACGAGTTTATATCAAAAGTGCCTTCATACGTGTAAATTGGCTCTAGATCACAGAATGCCTAAAGGAGCACCAGATAGATAATTAGAAATTATGAATGTTTTATCAGAATCAACTCTAGAAACtattaacaaattcatttttaaaccTTAGCGACCAAGAAGTCTGACAAGATTCCATTGCCACCAAGTAATTCACGTCCAAGTGAGAGCGTTTCCCTCGCCTTTTGGGAAATCCATGCCTGAATGTCATAAATTTGTCAATAATAATATGCATTCTCAATTAGAAACACTTTCTCATTCTCAATCTTGATCTAGAATAGACCATGTTTGATAACGATTTCTCATTCAGATCCAGACCCAGAATTCCATGCCTGAATATCAGAAATCCGATATCAATGAAATAGTTATTTGCTTATACCTACCTTTCCCAAGCTAACCCGACCAGGTGTCATTTGACCTTTATCGTATAACTTGCAGAGTCTCCAACCTAGTAGTTGCATTGCCTGAATATTACCCAACATCTTAACTAACTTTTGTTGGCTGATCTGGAAACTCGCTAATGGTACTCCAAACTGCTTTCTCTCGTTCAAGTACCTTACAATTTACACATTTAGCAGGGTTTTTTTAGTTAAGACAAATTtgtaaaaactgaaaatataaCTACTATAGAGAACCCGAACTGTCATACCTGTGACACATATCATAGGCCCCCATCGTCATGCCAATGGGTTGCCAGGCAACCATGAGACGTGAGACAGCAAGAATCTATAAAGAACAAACAGTCAGTTTTAAACACAACTGCGAGTCCTATCTTAATCTTCTATCCCCATTGGTATTGATAAAACTGCTCAATGATGAAAATTCATGAAAACACTAAGAAATTTGTTGTTTCCTAACCTTATTTGTATCCTGGAATGAATTGGCACCTGGTAATCGGTCCTCATCTGGCACAAAGACTTTATTTAATCGTATATCTCCATTTTGAACAATCCTAAGCCCAATCTTGTTTGCAATCTTAGTAACTTGTAATCCAGGGGCAtctttttttaccaaaaatctggaacagaaaaataatatttaaacattcCATGGGAAAATATAACAGAACAAAAGGTTTTTCTTGACTCTCTCAACTTACGCATTCATCTGATCCGAGATTGTATTCCTAGCAAAAATAACCAGCAGGTCTGCAAACGTGCTGTTCCCTATCCAGCGTTTTTGTCCTTCCAGGATCCAACCACCGGAAACCTGATAAAAACAAGATTTAGAGCGAAAAGAGAGGTGGTCATGGAAACAACACACATGATTATATTTGCTATAAAACCTTTGTTGCTGTTGTTTTCAAGGAACTCGCATCACTTCCATAATCAGGTTCAGTAAGACCCTAATAATAACATGTGAGGAATATTTAGCCCTTTCTAACATTTTATAACATGACCAGTTAAACATATTTATCCTCACCCAACAAGCTATAGTTTTCAATTGAGCTAAGGAAGgtaaatatttcttcttctgATCTTCAGAACCCAAAAGTGCTGCTCTTACAAAAACAAATGCAAAGagtaaatcatatataatataatctgAATGCAAATTGTCAAAGAAGTACCAAACACACAAAAAACCTACCAATTGTGGACATTGCTAAAGAAGAATGCACGAGTATAAAGGTGGAGCAGCTAGCATCAACACGGGCAACTTCTGCTATAGTGATGGCAGCAGCAGTAACAGATAAACCAGGACATCCATAGCCCTAGAAATTAAATCAATTCAATTTGACTGTTTATTCGCCATTTCCATAAAAGGATCAAAAGAAATCAAGAAATACCTTAATTGTGGCACCTGCAATGCCCATAGCACCAAGCTTGGGTACTATATGAAATGGAAATTCAGCCTTCTCCCAAAactataaaatcaaaatcaaatgtCTAAGTTTATGCAAACCAAAACCAAAGAAACATAAAAAAGTGTCGCAAATTAGATAAATACCGGAACGATTATTGGGGCTATCTCCTTTTCCATACACTCCCTAACTCTTAACCGTGCAGACTGCTCCTCGGAGCTCAAAAGATCATCAAACAAGTAAAAATCAGAGGCTGCAGTTTAGAAGTTAAACTGGTATTAGGTCAACATATTTGAATCAATGTGTTCATAAACATAAGCTCAAAACTGCTTGTCCCAATTCAATATATGAGTAATAATGAATCTCACTGCAAGGAGGGAACGTTGTCATTGGAGTTGCTTGTGGGAATGCAACAGAAACATCGAGTGGCGGTAAATCAAAGTAAGAACTTCTAACGACCTCTTTCTGTTCATCTGCAAGTAAAATCTCAAGCTGATCAAGCATGTAGCTGGATATGAAACACAAATTAACCAAAAAAGGAAAAACGAACTCGATCTCCGGCTATTATTAACGAAAATAAATCCAATCAAATCAAAGTGCTTATGAACTAGTATTCAATCTCAATCTACTCTTTGTTCATgcaatattttaaagtaaaCGAAATTCAGTTTCATTCTCTCATTCTTATCATCATTAGATTGAAATCTAATGATGATAAGTCTGCTTTAAacaaaatcatacagtgttcataagagagaaatatgaagagaaacACCTTGGTTTTCTGAAGATCGTGCTCCCATGGCTTCTTAAGGTGGAGAGAGATAGAAATCTCGAAATCTGGAAACCAAATGGAAGAAGATCTTATATACATagaaatagtattttttatttatttatttaagaaacacaataataatattaaatgaaaatgctatctttttattaattgttttgtaAGAAAATGATGATACATATAGATAGGGTGGGCACACTAAACGAGAATgacttatttgtttatttttatttttatttttatttttattttttactagttATCACAAAAACCTATAAATcagaaaattttaaacttaatatatattaattattataatatgtatattttatttttttatgaaatgttATTATGTAGTTAATGACtaaataattacataatatataaattttaatattttttaaaaaatacagtATATAATAAACTAGAAATGATTGGGATATGAAATTTCGGAAAAAATGTAACTGCACAATCTGATTGCCcgaaaaaataatagaatttttctctttttatataaattaaatgattagtTTAATTCagtttatattcaatttatttattttatattattttaattattaagagagtatgttttattaggtttttttatatttataataatatttaataactaatattatatatatatatatatatgcgatgttatatatattttttattaatttaattttaaatattaataaattatttaaattaaaaaaataatttattttaaaataaaatatataaatatattagatttttaaaaggtcatatatattaaaaataaataaataaatttaaacataatgaTTAAGCATGTAATGAAaagaaaagttttaaaaaaaatacttgatattGTAAATTTCAAGAAGAACAATTAAATCCTAGACTCTATTGTTTTTCTGAATTAACCATAATGCGTCATAATATTGTGAATCGAATGTTCAATTATTTCTCTTAACCAGATAATCCAtcgaaaataattaaaatgattatccTAATATGTAAGGTTGTCATATCACTGTAATAATCTAAACTTCTCAGCAACTACTCAAAGGCTAAACATCACTCAATGAATCTAAGTAATACTGCACAAAATACTCTAAATACTAGTCACCCCtcgacaatacaaaaataagtgagttgcaTATTTAACTTTTGTGTGACATACAATAACGACTAgtcataatattaattttttttcatgatcATTAGACATCCATTATGAATAACGCTTTATCCAAAAACAAATATCTTAGATAGAATCTTTAACtcctaaatttttttctaacaaaattatatataataaacttagCGATTAAGCAATACCCCGTatggaatttttttatattttgtcaacGTATAACGTCTTGGTCAGACGGTAACATTTGTTTGCGTCATACTAATAGTAAAACTATATTGTGGGACGAAATATttcataatgtttaattttcttttatatctaattcggtTAGCGAAACGGTATGATTAAACACGTCCTTAGcatttctacatataacaaTGGAAGCAATCTTAGGATACATTGCATTTAGACTTTTGTCACTACATCAAATGTCGTTCTAAACTCTAATCGAAGAATTATCCccacaataaatatattagtttttattataaataaataaaatgacattTAAAAACTTgttatttgtcttttttttttattggtttatattattttaaataataaaaattatattatattattttaaataataactaaaaataagataaatatatatatatatatatttgtgtttgataTAATTATGTTGTACATCAAACCATTATTAAAGTTTGGTTGCATTCATgcataaatattaatacatataattaattggcttattaattattagccaaataaagttaatttaaagTTTGGTTGCAttcattcataaatattaatacatacaATTAAttggtttattaattattaccaaTATAAGGTAATTGAagtaactaaataatttatatcaaattcaatttaaaGCCTACAAGACGTGTCGGAAAAGAACTTACAaagcaaaaacaaaattgatCACGACTTGTTTAATTTACATTTGTGTTGCTTTAACACTaatttttatggatttttttaagaaaaataattgtttcttatttaaataattttgtcctttttgaattataaaaaatggatTATAGACCACATTAATAAAAGATTCATAGACCACATAATTATCAAatcattcataattaaaatacttttattattattaaattttgattttaaatataaaaaaaaatttaagaattagttctaaaatatctcaaataactttatttttatccaattttttttatatatactgaATATTTGTTAAGCATCATTTTCTGGCAACACTTCCATTGATGAACAACAAAACCAACTCATAGAAACcacacaaaaaaaacattattaattatattatttaaccatAATTGTTCAATAGGCAAAACAGCaaggaaataaaaaacaaacttaCTAATACTGTAACTGTTCTTACAGCCAGAGTTAAACAATAATGTATAATCTAACATGTTTAGGGTTCAtggaaaaacattaaaattttctgACTTCTATTTGATTTTATGATCACTCCTCCTCCTTAACAACAATCATGTCAGAtgaatcttctttttttttgtggGACTTGACAAATGATTCCTTCCTAGGACCAGAGGTTCTCGCCCGGGCCATCCAAAATTCCCCCATTCGAAACCGTTTTACCAACTAGATCTTTCAACTCTATTTCAGAAGGGAACCGGTGTTCCTTCAGTTTCGAGAAAACCTGCAAAGGGCATAACAGAAATGAGAAAACACATCCATAAATGACCTAATTCTACATTTATGAAAAGCATTTCACATCCAAACAAGGGTTTCTTGATAGATAAAGAACTTCAGTATAACCTGCAAAGGGCATAACAGAAAACACATCTATAAATGACCTAATTCagattatatttatgaaaagcATTTCACATCCAAACAAGGGTTTCTTGATAGATAAAGAACTTCAGTATAACCTGCAAAGGGCATAACAGAAAACACATCTATAAATGACCTAATTCagat
This is a stretch of genomic DNA from Impatiens glandulifera chromosome 4, dImpGla2.1, whole genome shotgun sequence. It encodes these proteins:
- the LOC124934441 gene encoding acyl-coenzyme A oxidase 4, peroxisomal-like; translation: MGARSSENQDEQKEVVRSSYFDLPPLDVSVAFPQATPMTTFPPCTSDFYLFDDLLSSEEQSARLRVRECMEKEIAPIIVPFWEKAEFPFHIVPKLGAMGIAGATIKGYGCPGLSVTAAAITIAEVARVDASCSTFILVHSSLAMSTIALLGSEDQKKKYLPSLAQLKTIACWGLTEPDYGSDASSLKTTATKVSGGWILEGQKRWIGNSTFADLLVIFARNTISDQMNAFLVKKDAPGLQVTKIANKIGLRIVQNGDIRLNKVFVPDEDRLPGANSFQDTNKILAVSRLMVAWQPIGMTMGAYDMCHRYLNERKQFGVPLASFQISQQKLVKMLGNIQAMQLLGWRLCKLYDKGQMTPGRVSLGKAWISQKARETLSLGRELLGGNGILSDFLVAKAFCDLEPIYTYEGTFDINSLVAGREVTGIASFKPAAASTRQSRI